In Columba livia isolate bColLiv1 breed racing homer chromosome Z, bColLiv1.pat.W.v2, whole genome shotgun sequence, one DNA window encodes the following:
- the CKS2 gene encoding cyclin-dependent kinases regulatory subunit 2: MANKQIYYSDKYFDEQYEYRHVMLPRELSKQVPKSHLMSEEEWRRLGVQQSLGWVHYMIHEPEPHILLFRRPLAKDEQK; encoded by the exons ATGGCTAACAAGCAGATCTACTATTCTGACAAGTATTTTGACGAGCAGTACGAGTACCG GCATGTGATGCTGCCAAGAGAACTCTCGAAGCAAGTGCCAAAATCCCATCTAATGTCTGAAGAGGAGTGGAGACGACTTGGTGTTCAGCAAAGCCTTGGCTGGGTTCACTATATGATCCATGAGCCAG aACCGCATATTCTTCTCTTCAGAAGACCTCTTGCAAAGGATGAGCAGAAATGA